ATCGACAACCCGAACGCAGAGGGAAGTTGCGCCTGCGGAGACAGCTTCAGCTGATCTGAGCAATTATTTCCCGGGACGGGGCAGGCGGAAATCACGTCTGTCCCGTCCCTTTTGCAATGGAGCGCCCGAAGTCGATCATTTTTTGCGCGCCGCGAGCCGACGGTGGTGACGCGGCTCGTTTAATATCGGGCTAGACTGGGCTGTGAATTACCAGTGTCTTCGAAAGGTCCCAGGTGCGCTCGAATAGACGACTCCGCTGGGCTGCCCTGCCAATCGGCATCGCTCTCACAGTGATGTTGGCAGGTTGCACGCAAGCAGAGCTTCACGGTTATCTCCCCGGCTTCATTGAGGGAGAGAAGGCTGTGACCAACCACGCCGACACAGTAGCTACGCTGTGGACATCCTCATGGATCGTCCTTCTCGGCGTCGGACTGCTGACGTGGGGCCTCATCATCTGGGCGATCGTCGTCTACCGGCGACGCAAGGGACAGACGGGGCTTCCGCCGCAACTTCGCTACAACATGCCGATCGAAATCTTCTACACGGTCGTGCCGCTGATCCTCGTCATCGGAATGTTTGCATTTACCGCGCGTGATCAAACCGCCATTGAAACGCAGTACAGCGACGACGAGGCCGACGTTGTGGTTGAGGTCTATGCGAAGCAATGGGCGTGGGACTTCGTTTACGACGATGCCGTGGACGGCAACCAGGTCTGGAGCGCCGGCGTCCAGGCCGACGAGGGCGACAACGGGACGATCAACCAGGAGAAGCTGCCGACGCTCTACCTTCCGGTTGACTCGAAGGTAAAGATCGCGCTCAACTCGCGCGACGTGGCTCACTCGTTCTGGGTCATCGACTTCCTCTACAAGAAGGACATGTACCCGGGTAAGACCAACTACATGTCGTTTGAGACTCAGCGTGAGGGTACCTACGCAGGCAAATGCGCGGAGCTGTGTGGCGAGTACCACTCGCTGATGCTGTTCAACGTGAAGATCGTCTCTCAGGCGGAATACGATGCGCACCTCGCCGATCTCGCAGCACAGGGACAGGTCGGGGACTACGGCTCGGAGTACGACCGTAACCAGAACATGCCCGACAACGAGAAGTCGTCGGTGGACAAGAGGGAAGAGGGGGAGTAGACCGTTGACGACTGTAACGGACTTGCCCGAAGGGCAGGCAAAGGTGGTCAACCAGTCACGGGTTGAGCACAAGGGCAATATTCTTGTCAAGTGGATCACCTCGACGGACCACAAGACCATCGGGTACATGTACCTGATCGCATCGTTCATGTTCTTCTGCATTGGCGGCGTGATGGCTCTGATCATCCGCGCGCAGTTGTTCGAGCCAGGACTTGAACTTGTTCCGACCAAGGAACAGTACAACCAGCTGTTCACCATGCACGGAACCATCATGCTTCTCATGTTCGCGACTCCGCTCTTTGCCGGTTTTGCGAACGTCCTGATGCCGCTTCAAATCGGGGCGCCGGATGTAGCGTTCCCTCGCCTCAACGCTTTCGCATTCTGGCTTTTCCTCTTCGGCAGCCTGATTGCGGTTTCCGGGTTCTTGACCCCTCAGGGAGCGGCCTCCTTTGGCTGGTTCGCCTATACGCCACTGTCGAGTACGACGTTCTCGCCGGGTGCCGGAGGTAACCTCTGGGCGCTTGGGCTGAGTATGTCCGGTTTCGGAACCATTCTCGGAGCGGTGAACTTCATCACCACCATCGTGACGATGCGCGCGCCGGGCATGACCATGTTCCGCATGGCGATCTTCACCTGGAACACGCTCATCACGTCGCTCCTGATCCTGATGGCATTCCCCGTTCTTGCGGCCGCGTTGTTCGGGCTCGCCGCAGACCGCGTCTTCGATGCGCAGATCTTCAATCCCGCAAATGGCGGTGTGATTCTCTGGCAGCACCTCTTCTGGTTCTTCGGACACCCGGAG
The Paramicrobacterium chengjingii DNA segment above includes these coding regions:
- the ctaC gene encoding aa3-type cytochrome oxidase subunit II: MRSNRRLRWAALPIGIALTVMLAGCTQAELHGYLPGFIEGEKAVTNHADTVATLWTSSWIVLLGVGLLTWGLIIWAIVVYRRRKGQTGLPPQLRYNMPIEIFYTVVPLILVIGMFAFTARDQTAIETQYSDDEADVVVEVYAKQWAWDFVYDDAVDGNQVWSAGVQADEGDNGTINQEKLPTLYLPVDSKVKIALNSRDVAHSFWVIDFLYKKDMYPGKTNYMSFETQREGTYAGKCAELCGEYHSLMLFNVKIVSQAEYDAHLADLAAQGQVGDYGSEYDRNQNMPDNEKSSVDKREEGE